In Penaeus vannamei isolate JL-2024 chromosome 14, ASM4276789v1, whole genome shotgun sequence, one DNA window encodes the following:
- the LOC138863962 gene encoding uncharacterized protein, with product MSYDHLCHRGYRFDPAFKTVLQTDASRLRGIEYEGVWRLMQCGLRFLSDTESSDPSIEDTSLGEETSICVRNVVATKIAMLHTVWTSVIWCTCLGTNSFSPECIGSLHDSHRGIEATKRRARQVVWWPAINSDITNTVRAYQLCQVFLPSQQKEPIYDEDTVPKLFESASADFFSTAGKSYIVYVDWYSGWPVIRHCGTDNTTAATIRFFRTFFRDLGVPVRPRNDGGRQFTSHDFTDFLRRWGPVQHISSPHYQQSNGHAEAAVKAVKHFIMKVSPSGNIKDCEAFDRGLLEIRNTPRPDGRSPTQILYGRQLRSCVPAHAKSFATEWQTKITECGRRAAAQALDAVARYNARAKTLPPVKIGSYERILNPAIKRWDKDGTVMGQGETRDYLFRTAANGVLWRNRRFLRTIPAPKDGTFHAQQTPREACDQLVSSSDKRQKCRRSARLLTKS from the exons ATGTCCTACGACCACTTATGTCACCGAGGGTATCGTTTTGACCCTGCATTCAAGACCGTCTTGCAAACAGATGCGTCGCGACTCCGTGGCATAGAATATGAAGGCGTGTGGCGATTAATGCAGTGTGGATTGCGATTTCTTTCTGACACAGAATCTAG TGACCCCAGTATCGAGGACACCAGTCTTGGAGAAGAGACCAGTATTTGTGTTAGAAATGTAGTTGCAACAAAAATTGCAATGCTTCATACAGTCTGGACCAG TGTTATATGGTGCACGTGTCTTGGTACCAACAGTTTTTCGCCAGAATGTATTGGAAGTCTTCATGATAGCCATCGCGGAATTGAGGCTACAAAACGTCGGGCAAGACAAGTTGTTTGGTGGCCTGCTATAAATTCTGACATAACCAATACTGTTAGAGCATATCAACTGTGTCAGGTATTTCTGCCAAGCCAGCAAAAAGAACCTATCTATGACGAGGACACAGTCCCAAAACTATTTGAATCTGCATCTGCTGATTTCTTCAGCACAGCTGGTAAATCATATATAGTTTACGTGGACTGGTACTCTGGATGGCCTGTGATAAGACACTGTGGGACAGATAATACCACAGCAGCAACAATACGCTTTTTTCGTACGTTCTTCAGAGATTTAGGTGTACCAGTACGGCCACGTAATGATGGTGGTCGACAGTTTACAAGCCACGACTTCACTGATTTTCTTAGAAGATGGGGACCCGTCCAGCATATCTCTTCACCACATTATCAACAAAGCAATGGACACGCAGAAGCGGCAGTGAAGGCCGTGAAGCACTTTATAATGAAGGTTTCTCCAAGTGGCAACATCAAGGATTGTGAAGCATTTGATCGGGGCCTCCTCGAAATAAGGAACACACCACGTCCTGATGGCCGCAGCCCGACTCAAATTCTGTATGGTCGTCAGCTTCGCTCATGTGTCCCAGCCCATGCGAAGTCCTTTGCAACAGAGTGGCAGACGAAGATTACAGAATGCGGCAGACGTGCAGCTGCACAGGCATTAGATGCAGTGGCACGTTATAATGCAAGAGCCAAAACCCTACCACCAGTCAAGATTGGATCATACGAGCGTATCCTGAATCCTGCTATTAAAAGATGGGATAAAGATGGAACCGTCATGGGTCAAGGAGAGACGCGTGATTATCTCTTCAGGACAGCCGCCAATGGTGTGTTATGGAGAAATCGACGCTTCCTGAGAACGATACCAGCTCCGAAAGATGGAACATTCCATGCTCAGCAGACACCCAGAGAAGCCTGTGACCAGCTCGTATCTTCGTCAGACAAACGTCAAAAGTGCAGACGTTCTGCTCGTTTATTAACCAAGTCATAA